One genomic window of Hyperolius riggenbachi isolate aHypRig1 chromosome 7, aHypRig1.pri, whole genome shotgun sequence includes the following:
- the LOC137525437 gene encoding indolethylamine N-methyltransferase-like produces MDCGPKKFYHKHPFDCTAYAETYFSDKPDMVFADDTLKFPMMNFHYIFSSGFVKGDVLIDVSVGSLIHHLYSACDIFKDIIILKLNERCNMETSKWKDARTGAMEWKHTSAHAAKLEGKRAQTKDKDEQLKTAISHVISCDFEHENITYPVVPPLADCVTSLWLIDVISKDKDDYVKNLEKISKLLRPGGHLILLVSLDITFFTAGEHRFHIVQFDESFVKNALYKMGFVIDYCAVQKRRNESKLIDYKAVMFITACKTK; encoded by the exons ATGGATTGTGGACCAAAGAAATTCTACCACAAACATCCATTTGATTGCACAGCTTACGCTGAAACCTATTTCTCGGACAAGCCAGACATGGTGTTTGCAGATGATACCTTGAAATTCCCTATGATGAATTTTCATTATATCTTCAGCTCTG GTTTTGTAAAGGGAGATGTTTTGATTGATGTCAGCGTTGGTTCCCTCATTCATCATCTCTATTCAGCCTGTGATATCTTCAAGGACATCATTATCCTGAAGCTCAATGAGAGATGTAACATGGAGACAAGCAAATGGAAGGACGCTCGTACTGGAGCTATGGAGTGGAAGCACACATCAGCCCATGCTGCCAAGCTAGAAGGAAAGAG aGCACAAACTAAAGACAAGGATGAGCAACTAAAGACAGCCATCAgccacgtcatatcatgtgacttTGAACATGAAAACATAACTTATCCTGTTGTGCCTccacttgccgactgcgtcaCCAGTCTATGGCTAATCGATGTCATCAGTAAAGATAAAGATGATTATGTGAAGAACCTGGAGAAGATCTCAAAGCTGCTGAGACCAGGAGGTCACCTGATACTACTTGTATCATTGGATATAACTTTCTTTACAGCTGGAGAACACAGGTTTCACATTGTTCAGTTTGATGAAAGCTTTGTAAAAAATGCCCTCTACAAGATGGGATTTGTTATTGATTATTGTGCAGTGCAGAAGAGGAGAAATGAGAGCAAACTTATTGATTATAAAGCTGTTATGTTTATCACAGCTTGCAAGACCAAGTAG